In Bernardetia litoralis DSM 6794, the genomic window TCTTTTAATCCTTCTGTTCGTAGAATTCCATTAACAAAAGTAAGTGTTCCTGTTGGGCTAACTACCATATTTTGTGTTCCTGCATCAGAAACCTTCAAACGAGCTACATCAGGTAAAGGAGTTAGGTTATTGATACGTAAATTAGCAAACTCACCTGTTCCTGTTGCACTTTTTGTGTAGGTTTGTGGCTGAATTCCCCTAAATTCTAGGGTAGAACCAGTAGGCATATTTAAAATTCCCGAGTGAACCATATCACCGCAGACATTCAAGCGACCTAATGGATTTATCGTTATACTTGCACCATTCTCAATAATAATATTTCGACATGCCTGTGTTTCGTTATCATAAATTCTTGGAAAGTTTACGGGAGGAATTCCATTCACTAGGGCAGGAATTACAATATCTCGCTCACAATTAGGAAGAGCATCTTCTCCACAAGGCGCACTCCAGTTTCTAATATCTCCATAATCATCGCTTTCATCTCCTATCCATACATATTCTACTGTACCTACACAAATAGTATCATACACCAAACAACGTCCTAAATCAACTTCTACAATATAATCTCTAGTACGCCTTACATTCACTGTAATTTGAGCAGTAGTCTGTACTGGTGTTGTATTCCATTTATAACCAACAGCTCCATACGTAGTAGCATCTAAAACTACATTTGAACCATAAAAAATAGCAATATCAGGTCCTAAATTAAGTGAGTTAAAAGATGAAAAATATCCATAACGACAACCTGAACCTGCTCCACCATTGGTAATACCTGCATGAAATAGTGTACTAGAGTTAGCAATCGAATGTACTCCTGTGGGAACTGTGGTAGTGTTATAATCAATACGAGCAGAATACCAGTCTTCAGTTCCATTTGCAGGATCAACATCTGGAGAGCCAAGCACAGGAGTAAAATTAGATGCTGGAATAGGAATACTATCCAGTGTAAAATCTCCTTGCCCACCTTCTTTTACGAGTAAGGTCAAACTAAAACTCTCACTAGTAGAACGATTAAATTGAACCAAACGAGAACCTGTACATTCAATTGGAGGCAAAATAGCAGCACCTACTTCACAGCCATAACCTGACATGTGAAGAACATAAATAGGCTTATCTGATTTGATATACGCCTTCGGATGTGTTCCAAAATCCATATCAAAAACATGTTGTTGTCCTGCATTTAATACAACAGGAGCAAGAGCAGTTCCATTTCTGTTTATATTAATCGTAGTACCATTTTGAGTAGCCAAAATATATACTTTTTCGGGCTGTGCAGTACTACTTACTCCCAAAGTACCACGCATAACAATATATTCATCTCCAACAATATCTATTGGTACAAGCTGATCGCCAGCTAAATCAAGACAACCTGAACCTAGTCCAGAGTAAATAGAATCATGGTATAAAGTAACAGCTATGGGTTTGTTAGATACAATATGAGAACCTGCTGGAGCATTTCCTGCTGAAGGTTGTTGTGAAGCTACTGTATAAGCTTGTCCTCTATTTAAATTTATGACATACGTACCTGCTGCGCCAAGAGAACGAGTAAAACGTGTAGTCGTAACAGTAACAGCAGTTCCATCTTCAGTAGCTACGATGACAAAACCAGAGTGTCCATTTGGACCTAAACCAGTTCGGTGATTCCATTCTGTTTGCATAGGAACATAGAAATCAACCCCTAATCCATTTCTTCCTTTTAATGCAAAAATATCAGGATTATTTCCCCTATTTACTTCATAATAAGCTGTAATTTTTGCTGTAGATTCTATTAATATCCCTGATTGAAATACAGCAGAATAATTTCTATTTGCATCATTATCTGCTGCTGCTGTATTTGTCATGTTAGGCGTTTCTATTAAATTAAGAGAGGATGTTAGATTAGTACTAGCTGATCCAAAAGCTGGGATATTTACTACAATAGGAGTAAAAGCACCATTCGCAGGCATACTAATCACTATGGTAGCAGGCTGGTCAAAGGCTGCAAAACGCATGTAGATAGGATCATCTCCATGCCCATTAGTAACCTCTGGCGCAGCAAACCAAAAACGTGTATCTATTTGAGCAAAACTACAAACAGGCTTGAAAAATAATAAGCAAAATAGGCAAAGAATATATATATGTTTCATGAGGAAATTCTAATTAGATAAAATAACTAAGGCAAGTAATATTTTTATAATATTCTAAACTAAATCAAGTTCAAATTTAATGCTAGATTTTTATTTAAAAGTATTTTTCGGCAAAGTCTATTTTATTATAAAGACATCATTTTTTATGCTTTTATATCTAAAAAAACGCAAAAAACTACACTTTTTTATCTAAACTTTTCTTTGAAAACTTCAAAGGCAATAGGTTAGCAATAGAAGAAACAATATAAATTGATTTGTTTTCGCCTTCCATAATCATTCGAATTGGTTTATTTTGCTTATTTTCATACTCAGACATTACCTGACGGCACGACCCACAAGGAGAAATAGCTATAAAATCAATTGATTCTTTAGGTTTTGCTGCAATAGCAATTGTTTCTATTATTTCATTAGGAAACTGTGTAGAAGCAGAAAAAATAGCTGTTCTTTCAGCACAAAGACCAGAAGGATAAGCAGCATTTTCTTGATTACTACCCAAAATAATTTCTCCATTTTGCAATTGAATAGCTGCACCTACCGAAAACTTAGAATAGGGTGCATAAGCTCTTTTTGTGGCTTCTCTAGCCTCATTTAATAAAAATAAATCTTGTTTCGAAAGTTCATTTTCATTTTCAAAAACTGTAATTTCAATCTGTATTTGATGTATTTTTGACATAAAAAATGTGTGTTTAGTAATTGTAATATAATTGAATGGGAAAGTAGAAAGAAACGAGGTTAGTTTTTTGTTATAAAAACTTGCTTAAATTTGTAGTGTCTAAACCCTAAGGGTCTTGGAGCCCTTTAGAGTTTGAGTTTAGAATACTAAAAACCCTTACCTTTTTTGAAACAAATAGCCATTTTTTCACCCAATTATTCTCCTGAACTCGGAGCATGTGCTTCCCGTATTCAGTATTTGGCAGAATGTCTGCAAAAAGAAGGCAATCAAGTAACTGTCTATACTACATTTCCAAATTATCCAACAGGAAATATTTTTTTTAATTATAGAAACCTTCTTTTTAAAAAAATTATTCATAAAGAAAATATCAATGGAATAAAAGTTATTCGTTTTTCTTTTTATCCTTCTAACTCTTCTTCTAGTTTTGTTCGCCTTTTTAGTATGCTAACTCTTGCTTTGAGTTGGTTTTTTGCTTTACCATCACTCAAAAAACAGCATCCAGATGCCATTTTGGTGCAAAGCCCACCTCTTTTACCTGTTTTTACCGTTTGGTTTTTATCAAAAATTATTACAAAAAAAAGATATTCTCCTGCTCTCATTTTGAATGTTTCTGACCTTTATCCTCGTGTTCTTTTAGATTTAGACAAAATAAAAGGGCATACAATATACAATCTACTTTTGAATTTTGAAACATTTTTATATAAAAAAATGAATTTTATTATTGGACAATCAGATGAAATTGTAGATTATATTCAAAAAATTGTGCCTTCTATACCTACTCTTTTGTATAGAAATGGTGTAGATTCCGAAGTTTTTAAAATCAAAAAAATATATAATATAAAGGAAGTAGAACCTATAAAATTAGTTTATGCTGGGCTTTTGGGAGTTGCACAAGGGATTTTAGAGGTTTTGGAACATGTAGATTTTGAAGAAATCAATGCAGAATTACATATTTATGGAGATGGAAATGAACGAGCTTTAATAGACAGTTTTATTAAAAATAATTTTCTAAATACAAATAAAAAACAAACTGTTTTTCTTTATAATCCAATTCCTTCAAAAGAAATTGCTAAAAAATTAGCTGATTATGATGCAGCCATTATTATTCAAAAAAAACAAATTTTGGGAACTGTTCCTTCAAAAATATATGAAGCTATGGCAGCAGGATTACCTATTTTGCTTTGTGGAAGTGGAGAAAGTGCTGATTTAATCAAAAAATATGATTTAGGAATTGTACTACAATCAATAAAGAATCAACAAATAAATTACGAACTATTAAGTCAAGAAATTCGTAATCTAAAAACATTATCACCTGAAAAAAGAAAAATATTTGGGCAAAATGGAAGAGAAATAGCCAAAACTATTTTTGATAAAAAAACTCAATTCAAGAATATAAAAAAAATATTTGACTAAAAATTCTTTCTTTGAGAATGTATATTTTCAAAAAACAAATTTATTTCTAAAATAAAGATGATTTTTTACTATGAAAATTGCGTTTTGCTAGTTACTTTTGCAAGTCAGACAAAGAGCTTATAATTTTAATACTGAAATTTTGACATTAATAAAATCAATATCTGGAATACGTGGAACAATCGGAGGAAAAGTAGGCGAAGGTCTTTCTCCTATTGATGTAGTAAAATTTGCTGCTGCTTATGGCAAATGGGTAAGTGTTAGTGCTTCTCCAAGCACAGAAAAAAATGCAGACTCAACACCACTACAAAACCCTAAAATAATCATTGGACGTGATGCACGAGTATCTGGTCAGCTTGTTTCACAGCTTGTCAGTTCTACTTTACAATCAATGGGTTTTGATGTGATAGATTTAGGTCTTTCAACTACTCCAACTGTTGAAATGGCTGTTCCTATGGAAAATGCAAGTGGTGGAATTATTCTTACTGCAAGCCATAACCCTGGAAATTGGAATGCACTCAAACTTTTGAATCAAAAAGGCGAATTTATTTCGGCACAAGAAGGCGAAGATATTTTAAAATTTGCTAAAAATGATGATTTTGAATTTGTAAAAGTTTCTGAGTTGGGAAGCTACAAAACAGATGATACTTATATTCAAAAACATATTGAGAAGATTTTAGAACTTCCTTTGGTGGATGTAGAAGCTATCAAAGCAAAAGGTTTTAAAATTGCTGTTGATGGTGTAAATTCTACGGGAGGAATTGCTATTCCAATGCTTTTAGAAGCATTAGGGGTAACTCAAATAGATAAGTTTTTCTGCGAACCAACAGGAATTTTTCAGCACAATCCAGAACCACTTCCAGAAAACCTAACTCATATTTGTTCTACTATCAAAACTGGAAATTATAATCTAGGAATTGTAGTCGACCCAGATGTAGATAGATTGGCTCTTATTTGTGAAGATGGAACTCCTTTTGGCGAAGAATATACACTTGTTACGATTGCTGATTATATTTTGCAGCATCAAGTTGGCAATACAGTTTCGAACCTTTCTTCTACACAAGCACTCAAAGACGTAACGTTAAAAGCAGGAGGAAAATATTTTGCTGCTGCTGTTGGAGAAGTCAATGTAGTAGAAAAAATGAAAGAATGCAATGCTATTATTGGAGGAGAAGGAAATGGAGGAATTATCTATCCTGAGTTACATTACGGACGTGATGCACTTGTAGGAATTGCTTTGTTTTTGACTCAATTAGCCAAATTTAAAGGTACAGCAAAAATGCTTCGTTCGAAGTATCCAAGCTATCACATTTCTAAAAATAAAATTGAACTCACACCTGAAATAAGTGTGGATAATGTTTTAGAAGAGATTTTAGATAAATATAAAAACTACCCAGTCAATACGATTGATGGTGTCAAAATTCAGTTTGATAGCGAATGGGTACATCTCAGAAAATCAAATACAGAACCAATTATTCGCATCTATTCTGAATCTCAATCAGAAGCAACTGCCGAACATTTAGCGCAAAAAATAATGCATGATATTAAAGAAATTATTACACAATAGATTGTATTCGTAGAGCCAAGACATGCCTTGGCTCTACATATTTATCCTTCCTTCTTTTATCATTTGTTTGACTAATCCAAAAATTGTGTTTCCTATTCGAACATTCAATTTAATAAATCAAATTACTACGTTTAAACAGCGTAAGGGCTTAATTTATTAAGTTCAAAAACAGCAAAGCTAATTTTACTACACAATCCTATTTTGAAATTTAGGAATTAGCAGGTGATTTAATTTTCATTCCTAAGCAGTATTTGTTTTTTATGTTAAAAACGAATAATTAAATGTAAAAATTCCTTCAAATCTTTCTAACTTCCTCTCTAGCTCGTGTAAGAGCTACATAAAGTATATTTATTTCTTCATTAATACTCTGTTTTCTAGCTTTTGAAATTGATTTTCCTGTTTTGGTTTCAACTGCTTTCAGAATTTGCTTTTCACTCACAAAATCACTTTGAAGATAAACAGTATCCCATTCTAACCCTTTTCCTTTGTGTGCTGTCGTGAAAGTAATGTCTGCTTTATGAGGTTCTGTAATTCGGTTTTGAAGTCGCTCTAGGAGGTTTGGAAGCTCATTTCCATATTTTTTGACAAGCTCTACCAATCTTTTGAGCGAACGGTCTTGAGAAACTGCTGCTGTTTCCTCAATTTGTTTCCAGTCGTACCAAAATTCTTTTTTTCTACTGGCTTTATTATTCAGATTTACTAATTGAGAAATTGAAGAACCATCATCTAATTGAAGATACTTCTCAAAATTTCCTTCAAAGGCTACTGAACTCACTTTTTTAGCCTCAAAAAGCCATTCTATTGCTGTTTGGATAAGTCCTAGATGCGTTCTTGCAATAACTGCATGAGTTTTCTTTTGATTACTTTCTTCTTCATTATTTTGATTTGAATAAACAGTTCGAGGAATCATTTCAAAATCATTGATATTAAAATCTGGAAAAACATGTTTTTTCCATGCCACAACTTCCTTCGCATAATCAGTTACAGCAGCAGGACAACGAAAACTTTTTTGTAAATTTAGACTAGGAAAATCTGTATTTGAGAGCGAGTTAATGGCACTTCTCCATCCATAAATCTGTTGATGCTCGTCGCCTACAATCAGTTTTGTTGCTTCTTGATTCATAAAAATATCTAACATTACAGGAGAAGCATCTTGTCCTTCATCAAACAAAATCCAATCAAAAGAAAGTTTAGGATTCGAAAGCTGATATTTTTTAAGATAAAAATCATGGGTAATTGGAATTTTGGTATCACTCATTTTATCAAAAATCCACTTTACTTGTCTTTCTAATTGGTCATAATTTTTCTGTACATAAGAAAGTCCTTTTCGTGGCGTGAGTTTTTCGCAGTAATCTAAATCTGAAATTTTTTTATGTGTGCTTTGACAAAAAGCATCAAAAAAGTTTTTGGTATGACGAGCCAAAAGATAGCTATTTGTAGAATCGGTGTCAGATAAATGAAAATAATTTTTAATAGAAGAAAGTGATAAATCAAAAATCAAAGGAGGAGTTTTTTTTCTAAAAAGACTTCTATACGCCAATGAATGTGCTGTTTCTACCCAAAGCGTAGGAATATCGTTTTGATTATTGAGTCTTAATTTTCTTAGAATTTCTTCTTTTATTGCTCTATTAAAAGCCAAATACAACATAAAACCTTCGCCTTCTCTTTTTTTGGCATATTCTAAAAGAGCTGTTGTTTTTCCAGAACCAGCCACAGCTTCAACTTTCAAATCGCCTTCTGATTCGATGATGGATTCTTGTTGAGAGGTAAGATTAGGTTTTATATTATTTTGTAAAGGCATTTTTTTATCTTTCACACACTAAATAAGGTGTAACAAAAATTTTATAATATTATAAATGTGTGTTCAGTTTAGCTACGCTGAGGACTGCGTCGTTCTCAGAACTGAACAAAACGCTTTCTCAAAAGTATGATTTATTTATCTACATGATACTTCTGAGGAAGCGAAACATTCGTTTTTGAGAAGACGAATGCACAAAAATTCCCACAAAAAATATAAATAAACTTTTGACTAAAACGTAAAGGGACTATTGTTATTCTAAACCAAATTAGAATCAAAAGAAGAGATAATAGAAGTTGGAGAAGCCGAAATTTGATGTTCTTGCAACCAATTTTCTAGTACAACCAAATTCCAAACTCTTGCCCACGAAACTCTAGGGTCATTATCCAAAAACTGTTTCCAAACATTCATAATACCTTCTTCATTAAATTCTGGACGGCTTGCTAATGATTGAACTCGCTCATCACAAAAATCAAAAAGCTCATTTTTAAGCCAAATTTGCCAAGGAAGCGTAAATCCCATTTTCTGACGATTGACAACTTCAGCAGGAAGCAAATCGCCCACCGAATCAACCAATAATTTCTTTGGAGAATGAGGGTATTTGAAAGAATCTGGAACTTGTAGTACATATTCAATCAATTTATGGTCTAAAAACGGAACACGAATTTCTAAGGTATGTGCCATGCTCATTTGGTCAGCATCACGCAAAAGAATATTTTGTAGGTATGTAAAAAGTTCGGCTACCGAAATTTGAGATAAAAAAGGAAGGTTTTTAAAATCTTTTTGTCTTGCTAGACCTTTGAAAGCTGTGCGAACTCGGTTTTCAGTCAATTCATCTTTTCTTAAAAATGATTTGATACGCTCATCTAAAAATACTTGTCGAATAAGTGGATAGGTATAATCTAATTTCCAATCCTTTTGAGAAAGTAAACCAAAAAGTTTATCAGAAGCTACTGAAGGACGATATTTTTGTCGTAATCTTCCTACATTAGATTTCAAAAAGACAGGTAGTTTGCCTATCCATTTATTATTATTGAATTTATTGAGCATTGTAAAGAGGTCGTAACCTGCAAAAAGCTCATCTCCTCCCAAACCTGAAAGAGCCATATCAATTCCTGCATTTTTAGTTACTTTCGAAACAATATAGGTATTTATTCCGTCGCCACTTGGATGATCCATAGCAGAAAGAGCTTTAGGAATAATATCCAAAAAATCATTGGGTTTTAGACGAATATCGTGGTGTTCTGTTCCAAATTTATCAGCTACTAAATGAGCATATTTGGCTTCGCTAAATTCTTCTTCATCAAAAGAAACACAAAATGTTTTTACTTTTTGATTAGACATTTGGCTCATCAGCCCAACTACAATACTAGAATCTATTCCACCAGAAAGAAAAGCTCCAAAAGGAACATCAGCTACCAATCTTTTTTCGACAGCTTCATTTAACCTATTATAAATATCTTTTTTGATTTTTTTGTAGGTTGTTCCTATTTTTTGCTCAGTATGATGAGCTTGCCAGTAGCATTTTTCTATCCATTCGGTTTCAGAAATTTCTACATAATGAGCAGGCAAAAGCATACATACATTCTCAATCATTGTGCGAGGGGCGTGTACAGTCTGATAACGCAAAAAATCTTCTAAGCCATGATGATCTAAATTTTTTGGAATAAATCCAGAAGCCAAAAGCGAACGCATTTCAGATGAAAAAACATACTTATTCTCATCTCTATAATAATACAAGGGTTTTATACCTAATCTATCTCTTACTAAAAATATTTTTTTCTCTAAATTATCCCAAATCGCAAAGGCAAACATACCTTCAAATTTTTTGATACAATCTATCCCCCACTGAGCAAAGGCAGCCAAAATTACTTCTGAATCTGAATCTGATTTAAAAGGATAATCAAGTTGTTTTTTGAGTGCTTTATAATTATAAATTTCGCCATTAAAAACAAGCACATAACGCCCATCATGAGAGTGCATTGGTTGATGCCCTGCATTAGAAAGGTCAATAATAGATAATCTTCGATGTCCTAGTGTTACACTATTTGTGGTTTCATCTTTCCAAACTCCCTCATCGTTTTGTCCTCGGTGTGCCATGGCTTTGTTCATGGCAGCTACTCTGTGCATATTATTTTGCAGCGAAAAATCTATAATTCCATTTATTCCACACATAAGCCAAGTTATAATTATTTGTTAATAAGTGCTATGAAGTTTATTTTTTACTCTTCAATAATTCTTCAATTTTAATATCTACAATAATTCTGAACCAAAAACCTTGTAGAAAATGAAAAATTCGTCCTTCTTTTCCATCTAAAAAACCTAATTGGAAAAAAAAACGATAGATAAAATAAATACAAGGTCGCCAATAAAGAGGTAATTTCCACCAAATATTTTTCAAAAATGCAATTCTTTCATCAGGATTACCAGAAAATTTGCGTGTAGTATGTTGAGAACGTAGTTTTTGGATTCTTTCTACTTCTTCTTGTGCTACAAGGTCGCTATATTTGTTGTGTTTGGCAAGCCAAAAAGAAATATCATTTTCCTTTGTATTTTCTTCTATCAAAAAACCTTTTTTCCAAACTTCTGTTTTACCTTTAATAACAAAACGGTGATCCATATTTTCGTTGAGGTCGGAATGACCATATCCTTTTCGAAACATTTTTAATAAATATTTCGGAAAATAGCCACCATGTTTTATCCAACGTCCTCTAAAGTAATTTTTTCGATTAAAATAAATTCCATTTACTTCTTTGGAAACTGTATTTTCATTGAATAATGCTAATTTTTGTTTTAGCTCTGAAGTTATTATTTGGTCTGCATCAAGTCCAATAATCCATTCTGTTTGAACATCAAAATTATTTAAGGCAAAATCCCATTGTTTGGGGTGATTTTCAAACTTATTAAAAATAATTTTTGCTTGGTATGCTTCTGCTATTGATAAAGTGGCATCTGTACTACCTGAGTCCAATATAAAAATAGGCGCATTCAAATCTTTAATCGATTCTAATAAGCGAGGTAAGTGTACTTCCTCATTGAAAGTAAGAATGATAAATGAAAAATACGGCATAGAATAAGACTATTACAATTCAATCAAGTAAGCGAAAGCTCAAACATTAGATTATAGATTAAGTACAAAATTATAAATTTTTTTTGGTTTTGCAGTAATTAATAAGTATTCGTATCTTTCTATTGTAAGAATATTTTTTCCCTTTTTAATGAAATTTTTTAGATTAATTTTTTCTTGTATTTTAATTTTTACGTTTAATTCTGCTTTTTCACAAAAAAAGCAAATAGAAACAGTAAATATTGACCCTGCTTTTGATATTATGTCAAAGGCTGTTTTTGATATAAAAAATGAAAAAATAGTTCATGATAATTTGCTCAATGATGCCTTTGTATATGTAGATTGTAGTCAAGAAAAGAGTTTTCAAGATATTATTAATTTACAAAATGATTTTATAAGATATTCTGATACAGTAACTTGGAATCCTAGTTGTATCTATTGGGTCAAAATAACAATCAATAATACACTTCCTCACGAACATGAATGGGTCTTGAATTTGGGTAAAGATTTGAATTTAGTTGATGTTTTTGACCCTTTGCCTGCTCTTAACCAGTATTCTCACAAACGAAATGGTATTTTTATTTCTCCTGCTGAAAGAAATATCGATGAAATAGTTTCTCAAACCAAAGTAAGAGTAAATTTTTTCCCAAAATCTAAAAAAACATTATTTATACGTTATCAAAATATCAATAATCGACCAATAAAGGCTGATTTAAAATTGATAAAAAAAGATAAATTCGAACAAGATGTAAAGTATCGCAATTTATCTCAAGGTATTTTTCAAGGTCTTATTTGGATAATGGTTTTTTATAATTTCTTGATTTTTATACTCAATAAAGAAAAGGTTTATTTGTATTATTCTCTCTATCTACTTGGTACAGGATTGTTTCTGATGGTTATGAGTAGTCTAGCTTTAGATGGAGTAAATGGTGAAGTATTTCATTATATCTGGTATTTTGCAGGGCTTTGTGTAGCTTTTTACTTTCTATTTATGCGTTCTTTTATAAGGACAGATGAGCTTTTTCCTAAAATGGATAAAGCAATAAAAGTAGCTATTTATATTCAATTTCTTGTGGTTATTTTTGTCATGCTTTATCATTTTACTAAAGATATAAAACTAATAGCTATTCTTTATTTTCTTTCTATTGGTCTGCAAGCATTATTTATTTTGGTTCTTTTAGTTTGGTTGTTAGTCATTTTGAATAAGAAAAAAACAAGTGAAAAAATTAATAAAAAATTAATGTATTTTTTTATAGCTGGTTCATTTGCCTTGATTGTTGGAGCAGCAACAGGGAACATAATGAATTTTTTAGATATTGCTCAACGAACAGTAGGAGGAACGTTTATACAAGTAGGAATTGTAGCCGAAATACTGCTTTTCTCAATGGGTTTGGGATATAGAATGAAACTCAATGAAAAAGAAAAACAAAATGCTCAAGAAAATCTTATTATTCAACTTAAAGAAAATGAATCACTACAACGAACTCTGAATCAAGAATTAGAACAAAAAGTACAAGAGCGAACACAAGAAATAGAGGCTCAAAAAGAACAAATCAATAAGAAAAATCACCTTCTTGTAAAAACAAATAAAAAAATGACGGATAGCATCACGTATGCTGCACGAATACAAGCTGCTATTTTAGGAGATATAAAACATGTAGAAGAAGAATTAGGAGATTCATTTATATTTTTTCGTCCTCGTGATATTGTGAGTGGAGATTTTTATTGGCTCAAAAAAATAAAAATAGAAGAAAAGACTTACAAAATATTTGTTGTAGCAGATTGCACAGGGCATGGTGTTCCAGGGGCATTTATGACAGTCATGGGAGTAGATTCTTTAGAAGAAATAGTAAGTAGTGAAAAAATATGGCAACCTCATGAAATTCTCTACAAACTAGACAAACGGATTACGGCTGCTACTACACAACGCCAAACCACAGGAAGGCAAATTCGTGATGGAATGGATATAGTAATTTTAGTTTTTGAAGAAGGAACAGATAAAGCCTACTTTGCAGGTGCAAAAAACCCACTTTTTCATATACGAGGAAACGAGCAATTACTTACAAAAGGTTCGATGTCAGCTATTGGAGGAACAACTAGAAAAGAAAAATCTTTTGTTATGCACGAAATTACGTATCAAAAAGGAGATATATTTTATCTGTATTCAGATGGTTTTCAAGACCAATTCGGAGGAAAAAAAGGACTGAAATATATGTCTAAAATTTTCAGACAAAAACTACTAGAAATTTCTAACTTTCCAATAGCTACACAAAAAGAAATTTTAGATAAAGAATTTGTAGAATGGAAAGGAACTCAATCGCAGACCGATGATGTGATTTTGGCTGGAATACGAATGTGATACTTAGGCACGAGAAGCGAGAGATTAGGGATTAGAAAATGAATAATTTCTAAATCCATTAAAAAATATAATCACAAATCTTATCTAGTCAAACATTTTTTTGTACTTTTGTACTTTCATAAATTGATTATGCTATTTATAAAATCGGCATTAATTAAAGACAAATGATAAGAATAACAAATGGTTATTCTTTTTATTCACTCGTTTTGATACTTTCCATATACAAAAATGTTAAATCGCCGTATTCTACGCCTGAAAGCTATGCAGGCTTTGTATGCTTTAGAGCAAGCTCAACGCTCCAATTATCAATTATCTTTGGATTATATCCATCAAAAATTTGAACCCAACCTCAATTCGATGGTCATTCCGACAGCCGAAGAGGTAGCCCAAAAAAGAAAGTTAGGAAAAGAGCTTTTTGAAGCAAATTATCAA contains:
- a CDS encoding UvrD-helicase domain-containing protein, yielding MPLQNNIKPNLTSQQESIIESEGDLKVEAVAGSGKTTALLEYAKKREGEGFMLYLAFNRAIKEEILRKLRLNNQNDIPTLWVETAHSLAYRSLFRKKTPPLIFDLSLSSIKNYFHLSDTDSTNSYLLARHTKNFFDAFCQSTHKKISDLDYCEKLTPRKGLSYVQKNYDQLERQVKWIFDKMSDTKIPITHDFYLKKYQLSNPKLSFDWILFDEGQDASPVMLDIFMNQEATKLIVGDEHQQIYGWRSAINSLSNTDFPSLNLQKSFRCPAAVTDYAKEVVAWKKHVFPDFNINDFEMIPRTVYSNQNNEEESNQKKTHAVIARTHLGLIQTAIEWLFEAKKVSSVAFEGNFEKYLQLDDGSSISQLVNLNNKASRKKEFWYDWKQIEETAAVSQDRSLKRLVELVKKYGNELPNLLERLQNRITEPHKADITFTTAHKGKGLEWDTVYLQSDFVSEKQILKAVETKTGKSISKARKQSINEEINILYVALTRAREEVRKI
- the asnB gene encoding asparagine synthase (glutamine-hydrolyzing) encodes the protein MCGINGIIDFSLQNNMHRVAAMNKAMAHRGQNDEGVWKDETTNSVTLGHRRLSIIDLSNAGHQPMHSHDGRYVLVFNGEIYNYKALKKQLDYPFKSDSDSEVILAAFAQWGIDCIKKFEGMFAFAIWDNLEKKIFLVRDRLGIKPLYYYRDENKYVFSSEMRSLLASGFIPKNLDHHGLEDFLRYQTVHAPRTMIENVCMLLPAHYVEISETEWIEKCYWQAHHTEQKIGTTYKKIKKDIYNRLNEAVEKRLVADVPFGAFLSGGIDSSIVVGLMSQMSNQKVKTFCVSFDEEEFSEAKYAHLVADKFGTEHHDIRLKPNDFLDIIPKALSAMDHPSGDGINTYIVSKVTKNAGIDMALSGLGGDELFAGYDLFTMLNKFNNNKWIGKLPVFLKSNVGRLRQKYRPSVASDKLFGLLSQKDWKLDYTYPLIRQVFLDERIKSFLRKDELTENRVRTAFKGLARQKDFKNLPFLSQISVAELFTYLQNILLRDADQMSMAHTLEIRVPFLDHKLIEYVLQVPDSFKYPHSPKKLLVDSVGDLLPAEVVNRQKMGFTLPWQIWLKNELFDFCDERVQSLASRPEFNEEGIMNVWKQFLDNDPRVSWARVWNLVVLENWLQEHQISASPTSIISSFDSNLV
- a CDS encoding glycosyltransferase family 2 protein — protein: MPYFSFIILTFNEEVHLPRLLESIKDLNAPIFILDSGSTDATLSIAEAYQAKIIFNKFENHPKQWDFALNNFDVQTEWIIGLDADQIITSELKQKLALFNENTVSKEVNGIYFNRKNYFRGRWIKHGGYFPKYLLKMFRKGYGHSDLNENMDHRFVIKGKTEVWKKGFLIEENTKENDISFWLAKHNKYSDLVAQEEVERIQKLRSQHTTRKFSGNPDERIAFLKNIWWKLPLYWRPCIYFIYRFFFQLGFLDGKEGRIFHFLQGFWFRIIVDIKIEELLKSKK
- a CDS encoding 7TM diverse intracellular signaling domain-containing protein — translated: MKFFRLIFSCILIFTFNSAFSQKKQIETVNIDPAFDIMSKAVFDIKNEKIVHDNLLNDAFVYVDCSQEKSFQDIINLQNDFIRYSDTVTWNPSCIYWVKITINNTLPHEHEWVLNLGKDLNLVDVFDPLPALNQYSHKRNGIFISPAERNIDEIVSQTKVRVNFFPKSKKTLFIRYQNINNRPIKADLKLIKKDKFEQDVKYRNLSQGIFQGLIWIMVFYNFLIFILNKEKVYLYYSLYLLGTGLFLMVMSSLALDGVNGEVFHYIWYFAGLCVAFYFLFMRSFIRTDELFPKMDKAIKVAIYIQFLVVIFVMLYHFTKDIKLIAILYFLSIGLQALFILVLLVWLLVILNKKKTSEKINKKLMYFFIAGSFALIVGAATGNIMNFLDIAQRTVGGTFIQVGIVAEILLFSMGLGYRMKLNEKEKQNAQENLIIQLKENESLQRTLNQELEQKVQERTQEIEAQKEQINKKNHLLVKTNKKMTDSITYAARIQAAILGDIKHVEEELGDSFIFFRPRDIVSGDFYWLKKIKIEEKTYKIFVVADCTGHGVPGAFMTVMGVDSLEEIVSSEKIWQPHEILYKLDKRITAATTQRQTTGRQIRDGMDIVILVFEEGTDKAYFAGAKNPLFHIRGNEQLLTKGSMSAIGGTTRKEKSFVMHEITYQKGDIFYLYSDGFQDQFGGKKGLKYMSKIFRQKLLEISNFPIATQKEILDKEFVEWKGTQSQTDDVILAGIRM